Sequence from the uncultured Bacteroides sp. genome:
ACTTTTGAAAGAATTACTGGAATCATTGCAACTTTTGATTCAAAAGAAGCCAACCCGTCATTAAAAGTGGCTTTACCACCACCACCTGTTACAGCAAAGCTTCCTGAAAAAGTCCAGTTTTTCTTCTTATAAGCTGCCTGAAAGCTCGGAATGAAAGGAGCTGAAGCTTCACCCTTAAATTCTTTAGTTGCAGATCCTCCGTTTCCTACGAATGGAGCAAAAGTAGAATTAATGGTTCTTGTTTGGAAAGCACTCTGTCCATTAAAAGACAAATGAAAACCATCATTCAGGAAAGCAACACCCGCTGGATTAGAATAAACAGCATCAATTTCGGTTGACGCACCACGGGCAATATTACGAAGAAAAGCAACGTTCTGATTTGTATTTGTTAAAAGCCCCCCTGCAAAAGTTGGAACTGAAACGATTAATAGCATAATGCTAATCAGGGATAATTTTTTCATATTATTCTTTTTTAAATATTTTGCGCGCAAAGGTAGCATAAATTAGCACACTACAAACACATTTGTGCTATTATTTCTCTTTCCTTGTCAATAATTAGCAAAACTAGAAATCAAAAGAAACTGTTTCAATAGAAACAAATATTCTTTTTACTTTCTTTCATTACTTCCGCATAACCTGAAATGCATTCTATCAGTCACAAAAAAAGAATAGGTTATCCATCTTGGGTAACCTATTCTTCATTACTAATCAATCTTTCAAACTAATTCAAAACGAACTCTACTGCTGATCTTATATCTGTAGAAGATGAACCAATATAAACTTTAAACGTTCCCGGTTCTGCCACCCAACTATGAGCCGTTTCGCTAAAGAATTTAAGAGCATCTTGTCCAATCTTAAATGAAACAGTTTGTTCCTCTCCCGGAGCAAGTTCTATCTTTTGAAAAGCCTTCAACTCCTTCACTGGACGAAGTACACTACATTTTTCATCACCAATATAAAGCTGAACAACTTCTTTGCCTTTCACCTTTCCAATATTCTTCACCGGAATAGTAATAGTTAACTCCTCTGAACCCGAAATATTCTTTTTATCGGCAACAGCTTTTCCATATTTAAACTGAGTATAACTCAATCCGTGACCAAATGGGAAAAGAGCCGGAATCTTTTTAGTGTCGTGCCAACGGTAACCTACCAGAATATCTTCTTTGTATACTTCTTTAACGCCATCTCCCGGATAAGATATAGCACCAAATGAGTGTGCAGCATTATCGGCTAATTTTACAGGGAATGAGAATGGCAGCTTTCCGCTTGGATTAACATCTCCACTAAGTACATCGGCAATGGCATTTCCTGATTCAGAACCCAGATACCATGCCTGCAAAATGCTTGGAATACTCTTTATCCAAGGCATCTCAACAGCATTTCCACTTAAAAGAACCATAACGATATTCTTGTTTACTTTCAGCATATCGTTTATTAATTCGTTTTGTCCGAAAGGAAGAGCCAACGATTTACGGTCGGCATTCTCGCAATCCTGAAAATTATTCTTATTTAATCCACCTACAAAAATAATCAGATCAGCTTCGGCTGCCTGCCTTACAGCTTCCCGACGAAGTGAATCTGTATCGAAACCCGGTTTAATTTCACGATCATACACTGGTTTGCCCGATGCATATCCCATTGTATATTTTATCTTATCGCCAAATTTAGCTTGTAGTCCGGCCAATGGAGAAACTTCTTTCTTCACCTTCAGGACAGAAGACCCTCCACCTTCAGTCAAACGACGGATTGCGTTCTCTCCTACCACCAGAATTGAGCGGTATTTTCTGGCATCCAACGGAAGAATAGCGCCCTTTTTCTTATCTGTTTCATTCTTTAAAAGAACAATTCCTTCCTGAGCCACAGTACGTGCAACAGTATAATGTTCTTCATTAGTAAAAGATCCCCAAGGGCGATCACTATTCATAGCTGTACGGAAAATCAACCTAAGAATACGACTTGCTTTATCTTCAATAGTACTCATTGGATAAGTGCCATCTTTTAATCCTTTCAGGTAAGCTGATGCTAAATAGTAATCATCATACGCAAACTTCTTGCCCGAACTAAGGCCATTGGTATACGATCCCATTTCAATATCCAGTCCGTTAAGAACAGCTTCCTTTGTATCATGCGCCCCACCCCAGTCGGTAATTACACATCCGTCGAATTTCCATTCCCCTTTCAGGATTTTATTCAATAATAGATCGTTGTGACAAGCGTGTTCTCCGCGCACCTTATTATATGAGCCCATTATGCTCCAGCTTCCGCCATCAACAATTGCAGCCTTAAATGCGGGAAGATAGATCTCATTAAGCGCACGATCACTTAACTCTACATCAATATTTCCACGCCAAACTTCCTGATTATTTAATGCATAATGTTTCACACAAGCTGAAACACCATTAGATTGTACTCCTTTTACATAAGGAACTACCATGATGGAGGCGAGATATGGATCTTCGCCCATATATTCAAAATTACGACCGTTTAGCGGAGTACGGTAAATATTTACACCAGGCCCCAACAATACATCTTTTCTACGATAACGCGCCTCTTCACCAACAGCTTTACCATAAATAGCCGACATCTTAGGGTTCCAGGTAGCAGCCAGACAAATTAGTGCAGGAAAAGCAGTACAGGAATCGTTCGTCCATTCGGCATTTCCCCAACTATCCCAAAGAATTTCTTCGCGAACACCGTGAGGACCATCGCTCATCCATATCTCAGGAATTCCCAAACGAGGCACACCGTGACTGCTAAACTTGGACTGCGCTGAGCAAAGTTTTACTTTCTCTTCCAGTGTCATACGTGAAAGCGCATCTTTTACCCGCACTTCAATAGGTTGTTTCTGGTCGAGATACGCAGGCACTTGCTGAGCCTTTAACGAAGCAGCACCCATTGTCAGTGCCATTGCTGCATAAATTAATTTCAGTTTCATATTAGATTCGTTATGTTATTTTGTTGTATTAATAAGTAATTCATTACTTCTCAGTTTACCCGAAGTTGCCTTCAGAGTGATATTTCCATTATTTTCAGTTGATTGAATCACAACAAGGCATTTTCCATAGAAAGCCTTACGGAAATTAGTCTTGAAGCTTTCACCGCTTATCGAACTACCGTTATCAACTCCTACAATAGTTCCGGCTCCTTTCAGATCAAAATTAATCAGATTATCTGCATTAGGACAAAGATTTCCATCTTTATCTCTTACTTCTGCAGTTACAAAACTAAGATCTTTACCATTGGCAGTAATCCGTTTTCTATCGGCAGTCATAACAATCTGCGCAGGAGCACCAGCTGTTTTTATCTCTTTGGTGAGAACTACCTTACCGGCTTTACGGGAGACAACCTTTATTGTTCCGGGAGTAAACTTCAGACGCCACATCACATGAAAGTCATCTTTGCCTTTTGTCTTAACCCCTTGTGATTTTCCATTGAGAAAGAGTTCAACTTCATCGGCATGATTATAGTAAGCCCACACATCAACTGTTTCACCCAGCTTCCAGTTCCAATGAGGAAAGACATGAAGTACATCTTTATTTGTCCATTCGGACTGATACATATAATATATATCCTTCGGAAATCCGGCCAAATCTACAATACCAAAGTAGGAACTTCGTGCAGGCCAATCGTAAGGAGTAGGTTCTCCAAGGTAATCAAATCCTGTCCAGATAAACATTCCGCTGATAAAATCATTGTTCTTCACCAATCTCCAGGTATCTTCGTGAGTAGATCCCCACGGAGCATGACAATTGTCATACGAAGAACAGGAATAAGAATCATCATGAAAAGGAATATCCCAACGGACTGGCCAGATATACATACTATCACTTGGCATACGGTAATAACCACGAGTCATCAATGCAGATATGGATTCCGTTACAATAAAAGGCTTACCGGGGAAATTCTTGTACACATCTTTAAAGTACGATTCATGATAATTAAAACCAATAATATCCAAAGCATTAGAACGGAAAAGGTGATTATTAGGATCTGGCTCATTACAACCGGATGTAATTGGGCGGGTTGGATCAAGTGTTTTAACCATATCGGCCAACTTTAAGGTAAGCAATGAGTTTATACTCATCGAGTCTCCCTTTTGTGCCAGCATTTTTGGATCACGTTTAAAGTTAAGCAATAAATTGGCAGCCTGAAGATCCAGAGTATCTGCATTAGCATCAGTCCACTGTTCCAGTACTTCATTGCCAATGCTCCACATAAAAATGGAAGGATGATTACGGTCACGAAGAATATGATCTGTTAAATCGCGCTCATGCCACTCATTAAAGTAACGGGAATAGTCGTGTGATGTTTTTTTCTTGCGCCACATATCAAATGATTCGTCCATCACAATAAAACCCATACGGTCACATAGATTTAGTAGTTCAGGAGCAGGAGGATTGTGCGAACAGCGAATGCCATTACAACCCATATTTTTCAGGATCTCCAACTGACGCTGGATAGCACGGGTATTAACTGCCGAACCCAGACAGCCCAAATCGTGATGCATACACACTCCATTTATTTTAGTAGGAACACCATTCAGGATAAATCCTTTTTTTTCATCAAATATAAAGTTACGAATTCCAAAAGGAGTTTCATACTGATCAACCACTTTTCCGCCTACACTTATTTGAGATACTACTTTATATAAATAAGGATTCTGCAGTGTCCATAATTCTGGTCTGGATAGTTCAAGGTTTTGTTTCACCTCCTGCGCTTTACCTGCTGCAACTTTCACAGTGGAAACACTTCTCTTCAGTTCCGCACCTTTATTATCGAGAATCAGTGAACGAAGTTCAGCAGTAACTTCAGCCTTTGAATCATTTTTTATTTGAGTGGCAATGGCAATGGATGCTTCATCTTTAGAAACTTTCGGAGTAGTAACGTATGTTCCCCACTGATCAACATGCACGGGATCTGCAACAGTAAACCACACATTCCGGTAAATTCCGCAACCAGAATACCAACGAGAGTTGGGTTGCTCACTATTATCCACTCGAACTGCAATCACATTTTTCTGTCCAAACTTGAGGTAAGGAGTCAGGTCATACCGGAAAGAGATATAACCATAAGGACGTTTTCCCAGCTTAGTGCCGTTAATCCACACTTCGGCATCCATATATACACCATCAAAATCAACAAACACTTTTTTTCCTTTATTTACTGGATCCAAAGTAAAGGTCTTCCGGTACCAGCCTACTCCACCAGGCAAAGCTCCACCACCACAACCGGAAGGATTGTCTTTGCTAAACTCTCCTTCAATCGCCCAATCGTGAGGAAGGTTCAGCTTCCGCCACGAATTATCTTTGTAACCAGGCGAGAAAGCCTCGGGGATTTCGCCTAAATGGAAGGTCCAGTTTTTATTAAAGTCTGATATAACACGGGATGTCATACCGTAGCCAGAAACAGATAAAAGCATTAATAATGCAAAAACTGCGGAAAAATTTAAGATGTGTTTCTTCATAATTTATAAAGTTACGAGAATTCTTTTTATTTCCTTGTACAAAACAATTCATTCTTCTGTAGAAAAGAATGAATTGTTTTGTACAGAAGAATACAATCTTTTGTACAAGGATTTATTTACCACTCAGGTTATAATTTAATAACTTGCTTTAAGCCATTATATTTTACCGCCTTACCTTTAATTTTTAAATCGAACGGTTTCGGAGTAGATTTGTTCACATATACCACATTGAACGAACGTTCTTTAGGCATTCCTTTGAATTCACCTTTACGATCACCAATAGTCAGAGACTTAGAGACTTCATCATAAGAGAATTCAATAGTAGCATATTTACCTTTCTCATAATTATAATTATCACCCTCGTCTTCATACAGTGTAAATGAGCCATTTTGTCCACCATATATATATAAGGTAATATGATCTGCCGGTTTTTCACTTGTATATTGAATATTTGGACCGTAAGGAATAATAGCTCCTTCGTGAGCATAAAGAGGCATTTTCTCGTAAGGAGCATCAACTTTCAAAGTTTGTCCGCCACGAACATATTTTCCGGTATAGAAATCATACCATCCCGTTGTCTCAGGGAAATATACTTCACGGGTACGAGCTCCGTATTGATACACCGGACAAACCATGAGCGAAGGACCAAACATATACTGATCACCTATATTATTTACTTTAGTATCCTTTTCAAAATCCATCACCAAGGCACGCATAATTGTGTAATCCTTGAAATAAGTCATTCCAGCAAGTGAATAAATGTATGGCATCATGCTATAACGCAGTTTTGTATAATATACTATTGACTGATAAGCAGGATGATTATCAGGGGCTATATTATATACTTCGCGGTAAGGAAACTGACCATGAGCCCGGAACAAAGGAGCAAATGAACCAAACTGATACCAGCGGGTGTTGAGTTCACGCCACTCTTTCAGGTCGGCATTCTCATCTCCGGTCTTATCAAACACACGTTGACCTCTTTCATACCTTTTTTCCACACAGAATCCACCAATATCCATAGTCCAGTAAGGTATACCAGCCATCGAGAAATTAAGTCCGGCAGAAATTTGTGCCTTCATATCTTCCCATCGGGTCCCAATATCTCCACTCCATGTTGCAGTAGAATAACGTTGCAATCCTGCAAATCCTGAACGGGTTAAAAGGAATACACGCTTGTCAGGGTCAACGCCTCTTTGTCCTTCATAGATTGCCTGAGCATTCATCAAGGCATAAGTATTGAAATATTTAGTTGAAGGGCCCAAAGCTGTAGGGCCACACAGTTTCTTTCGGTATTCCATATCCGTACAGTCGCGTACATTAGGTTCAGAAGCATCCATCCACCATGCATCAAAACCTTTTTTATAGAGCTTATCCTGCATTTGTTTCCAGAAGAGTTTACGTGCCCCTTCAGAATAAGCGTCATAGAATGAGCCTACATATCCTTTACCTACCCAATCCTTAATACTGTCCTTGACTGCTTGCTGATACATCCATCCATTTTTGTCGAACGCCTTATAATTATCCGTGGTTACATAGAACTTCGGCCAAACAGAAATCATGATTTTTGCATTCATTTGGTGAACAGAATCAACCATCGCTTTTGCATCCGAGAAACGTGCCAAATCAAAATCATGGCTACCCCATGCATTTTCGGGCCAGTAGTTCCAGTCGAGAACAATATTATCAATTGGAATTTCACGTTTACGGAATTCTTTCAATGTGCCCAACAATTCATTCTGCGTTTTGTAACGTTCACGACTTTGCCAGTAACCCATCGCCCATTTGGGCATAACCTGAGATTTACCAGTCAGTTTGCGGTACCCGCTGATTACCTCATCCATATTTTTGCCTTTGATGAAATAGTAATTTATCTCATTGCCCATTTCACTATAAAGAGCCAGTTTGTTTTGTTGGCTATCAGGAACAGGACTCAAAGCCTTCAGTGCAAGGTAAGAAACTCCGCCATCAGGCTTCCATTCAATCCGGATTGGAACACGTTTGCCTTTTTCCAGATGAACAGTAAACTTATAATTATTAGGATTCCAGGCTGTACGCCAGCGTTCCTGCACCACCTTAACATTATTAATATAGACCTCTGTATAACCGGCATAGTATAACCAAAAACGATAAACTCCACTTTGATCAGCTTCCAATTCACCAGAGTAAGTTACATTGGCGCCATCAAACGGAAAATTATCCGGAAGATTCTTAATTGTTTTAATATCCTCATAATCAACAGTAGATTCGGTACGGGTCACAGTTGCTTTCCCTGATCTCGAATCCGGAACATAAGTAGCAGTCAATCCTCCCTCTTTGCCGTTTGCATCGAAAAGCTTAAACTGATTCAATTGAGCATAATCACGATCATCACCAAATTTACTCAAAGAATAGTTATCCCATAAAATTCCATAGTTCTTGTTTGAGAGAACAAAAGGCACAGACACTTTCGTGTTATACTGAAAAAGAGATTCATTCTTACCTTTATAATTAAATTCATCAGACTGGTGTTGACCTAATCCGTAGAAAGCTTCATCATCAGGAGATTCAAAAACCTGGCGCATAGTGTAACCCTTGGTTCCCTCTACTTCAATCGGAGTAAAGGATTTACCACCACCTTTATTTTCTCTGAGAATTGAGTTGCCTTTTATATCAGCAAAGTTAACCTCACCAGTCTTCAGATTAACAAAAGCTTTTAGGTTTTTTGTGGAAAGAACTACAGTCCCATTTTTATTTTCCAGTAGGAAAGAAGGTGTTTTACCCGTTTGAGGAAGAATGATAAGACTCTTCTCTTCAGAAAATTTATCTTCGGGAGTTGCTGATACATGAATTGTTTTATCATTTATCACTTGCAACCGAACCATCTTCAGATCATTACTTTGTTTTTGTTCCAGCTTTACAATAACCCCATCTGCTGTTTTCTCATATTCAGGTTTAACACAAGACATAAACAGTAATCCTGCTAATAAATAAATAGACGTATTTCTCATCATTCACTAAATATTTTTATTCATTTCTATCAATGTTGTAAAATTACAATATTTTAAAATAACCTACCCTATGCATTTGTTTTCTTAGCGTATGCTTTTTGATAGTCAAGGGTATTTATATGTTTCTTCATGGGGTACCATTTGTTACATACCTAAACAAAGGACTAAACTTTCTTAATTTCACTATCAGTTTTACAGAAATATATTTGGGTATACCGAAGAATTTGACTTTATTTGCAATGACAATATAAAATTAAAACGAATTATGACAAACACTTCTATGCCTCACAATAACCTATCAGGGCTTAAGCGTGAGGACTTCCAAAAAACAATCGATGGTAAATCAACCGATTTATTCATTCTCAAAAATAATAAAGGTGTAGAAATAGCAGTAACAAACTATGGTGCAGTGACACTTGCAATAATGACTCCTGATAAAAACGGGAACTATTCAAATGTTATTTTGGGACATGACACTATTGATAAAGTTATAAATAGTCCGGAACCTTTTCTAAGCACCACTATCGGACGATATGGCAATAGAATTGCTAAAGGAAAATTCACTTTATGTGGCAAAGAATATACACTTGCTACAAATAACGGACCTAACTCTCTGCATGGAGGACCAAAAGGTTTTCACGCTGTAGTATGGGATGCCAAACAAATTAACGAGCAAACACTTGAACTGAAATATACAGCACAAGATGGCGAAGAAGGATTCCCGGGAAAGCTGGATGTGGTAATGACTTATTCATTAACTGATGCAAATGAGTTTTTAATAAACTATAAAGCTAAAACAGACAAAACCACAATCGTTAACTTAACCAATCACGGTTTCTTCAATCTTGCCGGCATAGCCAATCCCACCCCTACCGTTCTCAACAATATTCTTACTATTAACGCTGATCACTATACTCCTATTGATGCTGTATGTATCCCATTTGGTGAAATAGCCAAAGTAGAAGGAACACCTCTGGACTTCAGAACTCCTCATGTTGTAGGTGAACGTATCAACGATAAACATCAGCAAATCGAAAACGGAGCAGGATATGATCATTGCTTTGTACTAAACAAAAAAGAAGCAGGCGAACTTAGCTTTGCAGTGAAATGTGTTGAACCAAACAGCGGACGTTTCATGGAAGTATATACAACAGAACCAGGTGTACAACTTTACTCCGGCAATTGGCTAAATGGTTTCAGTGGAGCACATGGAGCTACTTTCCCAGCAAGAAGTGCTATATGTTTCGAAGCACAACTTTTCCCTGATACTCCTAATAATCCTCATTTCCCATCTGCAGTTCTTAATCCGGGAGAGGAATACACACAAACAACTATTTATAAGTTCGGAGTAGAACAATAATAAATAGCACATTAAACAAACCTAATTTATAAAAAACAATTTAAATTTAATCACCATGTCTGAAAAAGAGCAACAAAGCTATCTAGGACCATTTATAACACTGGTCTTCTTATTCTTTATCGTCGGATTTCTAACGACAGCAAACGGTCAGTTTCAAGGACCTTTGAAAGCAGCATTTTTAAGTAACGCAGGAGACCTGAAAAATACTTTTGCTACACTTATTTCATTTTCTTGGTTTTTAGCATACCCACTTACAGGAGGAATCGGTTCTTCATGGGTTACAAAATATGGATATAAAGGTACACTGGTTCGTGCATTATTAGTAATGATCATTGGTTTGGGTATCTTTTTCTCATCATCCTGGTACACTGTACAGTTCCCTGGATCAAGCATACAGATTGCATCTGCAAATGTTCCAATGGGATACTTCATTTTCTTACTGGGCTCATTTGTTGTAGGTTCTGCCGCAACAATCCTGCAGGTGGTAATCAATCCTTATTTAACAGCATGTTATGTAAAAGGCACACAAGCCGTTCAACGTTTAAATATTGGTGGTTCATCTAACTCTATCGGTACTACTTTTGCCCCATTCTTCGTAACAGGTATTGTTTTTGGTGGTTTATCAATGGAAGAAGTTCAGCCAAGCCAGTTAATGGTACCATTTGTAGCATTAATGGTAGTAATTGCTGTTATCGTGGGTGTTCTTACAAAACTTTCTTTACCAGACATCCAGGGAACAAAGACAGAAGTCGGCGAAAAACTAGAAAAGAGCGTATGGTCATTCAGCCATTTAACATTAGGCGTTATTGCTATCTTCTTCTACGTTGGAGTTGAAGTAGCTATTGGTGCTAATATCAATCTTTATGCAATTGAAACACAAGGAAAAGCTGGATTATCATTCTTTGGAATGGATTCAGTTGGAATCTTTGGTATTAAATTTGCAATTCCTGCCCTAATGGCAACATTATACTGGGGAGGTATGCTTATAGGTCGTTTGGTTTCAAGTTCATTGAGCAATGTATCTCCACGAGCTCAGCTTGCTGTTACTTCTGTTCTTGCAGCATGTTTTGCCATAGCTTCAATGATTACCGATAATCCTTGGTTACTTGCAGCTGTTGGTTTATTCCACTCTGTAATGTGGGGAGCTATCTTTACTTTATCAGTTGACAAACTTGGCAAATACACATCAAAAGCATCAGGTGTTTTCATGATTGGTGTTGTTGGTGGAGCTATCATACCACTTTTACAAGGTATGCTTGCTGACGCATTAGGCGGATGGAGAATGACTTGGTTTGTGGTTATTTTAGGAGAATTATTTATCCTATATTACGCTTTACTTGGATCTAAAGTTAAGCAATCAGCAGAATAATATAAATATAATGATCTAAGCCTCTTCTTCACAGAAGAGACTTAGATCATGTTACTTTAAATAAAAACACGAATTATGGATATTGAATATGTAAGAAGTCGCTTTGCAAAGCACTTTGACGGAGCAGTAGGCTCTGTATATGCGTCTCCAGGACGTATCAATCTTATCGGAGAACACACAGACTACAATGGTGGATTTGTATTTCCAGGAGCTATCGACAAAGGAATGATGGCCGAAATCAAGATTAATGGTACAGATAAAGTCAGAGCTTATTCTATTGATTTAAAAGATTATACCGAATTTGGATTGAACGAAGAAGATGCTCCACACGCAAGCTGGGCAAGATATATTTTCGGAGTATGCCGTGAAATCATCAAAAGAGGTGGCAAGATTCAAGGATTCGATACTGTTTTTGCAGGTGATGTGCCTCTGGGTGCAGGAATGTCTTCATCAGCAGCATTGGAAAGCACTTACGCTTTTGCATTGAACGAAATGTTCAACTGCGGTATCGATAAGTTTGAACTGGCAAAGATTGGTCAGGCTACAGAACATAACTACTGTGGTGTTAATTGTGGTATTATGGACCAGTTTGCTTCAGTATTTGGTAAAGCAGGTAGCTTAATCCGTTTAGACTGCCGTTCTTTGGAATACAAATACTATCCATTCAACCCAACAGGATACAAAGTCGTATTATTAGACTCAGTTGTTAAGCATGAACTTGCTTCATCTGCATATAACAAACGCCGTCAGTCCTGCGAAACAGTTGTGGCTGCTATCAAAAAGAACCACCCATCAGTTGAATTCCTTCGCGATTGCACTATGGAAATGCTTCAGGCAGTGAAAGCTGACGTAACTGAAGAAGACTACATGCGTGCTGAATATGTTATTGAAGAAATACAACGTGTACTTGATGTTTGCGACGCTTTGGAAAAAGGAGATTATGAAACTGTAGGTGAAAAGATGTATGGCACACACCACGGTATGAGTAAGCTTTACGAAGTAAGCTGTGAAGAACTAGATTTCTTGAATGACTGCGCTAAGAAAAACGGTGTGACTGGCTCACGCGTTATGGGTGGCGGATTTGGTGGATGTACCATCAATTTAGTAAAAGAAGAACTTTATGACGCATTTATTGCTGATGCAAAAGAATCTTTCAAAGCTAAATTTGGCAGAAGTCCTAAAGTATATGATGTGGTTATCAGTGACGGTTCCCGCAAATTAGCTTAAAAATAAGTATTTCCTTATTATATAAGGTGTATCATTCTTTGTTGAATGATACACCTTTTTTTGTGCTATGTTAAACACCTTATTTCCTCAATTTTATTTTCATTTTCTGCTATATAACATACTATAAACTATATAATCATATCAAATTAAGTGTTACTTTTACACTCAATAAATATTACCTTAAAACCATAGAGAAATGAAGAAATTTTGGTTAACACTAAGCATTGCCGCAGCTATACTGACATCCTGCGCCAATAAATCTCAGCAAGGAGCTACACTTTCTGGACTAAAAGCAGAAAACTTCAAGTCAGAAGTAAAAGGGAAACAGACAAATCTGTACATCCTCAAGAACAAAGCCGGAATGGAAGTATGCATTACAAACTTCGGCGGAAGAATTGTTTCTATTATGGTACCTGATAAAAAAGGTAAAATGCAGGATGTTGTACTTGGTTTTGACAGCATTACAAATTATATCCATACCCCAAGTGACTTTGGAGCATCTATAGGAAGATACGCAAATCGTATTAATCAAGGTAAATTTGTACTTGATAAAGATACAATCCAATTACCTAAAAATAACTTCGGACACTGTCTGCACGGAGGACCGGAAGGATGGCAATATCAGGTGTATGATGCTAAGCAACTTAATGACAGTTGCATTGAGCTTACCCGCATTTCTCCAGACAAAGATTCTAATTTCCCTGGAAAAGTTGTAGCTAAAGTTACCTACAAGCTTACTTCAGACAATGCTATAGATATTAGCTATGAAGCTACAACTGATAAGAAAACAATTATAAATATGACTAACCACTCATATTTCAACTTATCAGGAGATCCAAAAAATATTATCACAGATAATACACTTTACGTTAATGCGGATAAATTCACTCCAGTAGACAGTACCTTTATGACTACCGGTGAAATTCTTCCGGTTAAAAACACTCCAATGGATTTCACAACTCCAAAAATTGTAAGTAAAGATATTGATAAGTACGATTATGTACAACTAAAGAACGGAAATGGTTATGATCATAACTGGGTATTGAATACTGCAGGAGATATGACTAAGTTAGCAGCCAAGCTTTCCTCTCCTATCAGTGGTATCACTCTGGAAGTATATACAAACGAACCGGGAATACAGGTTTACACAGGAAACTTCCTTGACGGAAAAGTAAAAGGTAAACGCGGTATTGTATATAACAAACGTGTTGGTATCTGCCTTGAAACGCAACATTACCCTGACAGCCCTAATAAAAAAGACTGGCCATCTGTTATCCTTGAACCAGGACAAACATATAAGAGCCACTGTATTTTTAAATTCT
This genomic interval carries:
- a CDS encoding TIM-barrel domain-containing protein, which translates into the protein MRNTSIYLLAGLLFMSCVKPEYEKTADGVIVKLEQKQSNDLKMVRLQVINDKTIHVSATPEDKFSEEKSLIILPQTGKTPSFLLENKNGTVVLSTKNLKAFVNLKTGEVNFADIKGNSILRENKGGGKSFTPIEVEGTKGYTMRQVFESPDDEAFYGLGQHQSDEFNYKGKNESLFQYNTKVSVPFVLSNKNYGILWDNYSLSKFGDDRDYAQLNQFKLFDANGKEGGLTATYVPDSRSGKATVTRTESTVDYEDIKTIKNLPDNFPFDGANVTYSGELEADQSGVYRFWLYYAGYTEVYINNVKVVQERWRTAWNPNNYKFTVHLEKGKRVPIRIEWKPDGGVSYLALKALSPVPDSQQNKLALYSEMGNEINYYFIKGKNMDEVISGYRKLTGKSQVMPKWAMGYWQSRERYKTQNELLGTLKEFRKREIPIDNIVLDWNYWPENAWGSHDFDLARFSDAKAMVDSVHQMNAKIMISVWPKFYVTTDNYKAFDKNGWMYQQAVKDSIKDWVGKGYVGSFYDAYSEGARKLFWKQMQDKLYKKGFDAWWMDASEPNVRDCTDMEYRKKLCGPTALGPSTKYFNTYALMNAQAIYEGQRGVDPDKRVFLLTRSGFAGLQRYSTATWSGDIGTRWEDMKAQISAGLNFSMAGIPYWTMDIGGFCVEKRYERGQRVFDKTGDENADLKEWRELNTRWYQFGSFAPLFRAHGQFPYREVYNIAPDNHPAYQSIVYYTKLRYSMMPYIYSLAGMTYFKDYTIMRALVMDFEKDTKVNNIGDQYMFGPSLMVCPVYQYGARTREVYFPETTGWYDFYTGKYVRGGQTLKVDAPYEKMPLYAHEGAIIPYGPNIQYTSEKPADHITLYIYGGQNGSFTLYEDEGDNYNYEKGKYATIEFSYDEVSKSLTIGDRKGEFKGMPKERSFNVVYVNKSTPKPFDLKIKGKAVKYNGLKQVIKL
- a CDS encoding aldose epimerase family protein, whose protein sequence is MTNTSMPHNNLSGLKREDFQKTIDGKSTDLFILKNNKGVEIAVTNYGAVTLAIMTPDKNGNYSNVILGHDTIDKVINSPEPFLSTTIGRYGNRIAKGKFTLCGKEYTLATNNGPNSLHGGPKGFHAVVWDAKQINEQTLELKYTAQDGEEGFPGKLDVVMTYSLTDANEFLINYKAKTDKTTIVNLTNHGFFNLAGIANPTPTVLNNILTINADHYTPIDAVCIPFGEIAKVEGTPLDFRTPHVVGERINDKHQQIENGAGYDHCFVLNKKEAGELSFAVKCVEPNSGRFMEVYTTEPGVQLYSGNWLNGFSGAHGATFPARSAICFEAQLFPDTPNNPHFPSAVLNPGEEYTQTTIYKFGVEQ
- a CDS encoding MFS transporter, giving the protein MSEKEQQSYLGPFITLVFLFFIVGFLTTANGQFQGPLKAAFLSNAGDLKNTFATLISFSWFLAYPLTGGIGSSWVTKYGYKGTLVRALLVMIIGLGIFFSSSWYTVQFPGSSIQIASANVPMGYFIFLLGSFVVGSAATILQVVINPYLTACYVKGTQAVQRLNIGGSSNSIGTTFAPFFVTGIVFGGLSMEEVQPSQLMVPFVALMVVIAVIVGVLTKLSLPDIQGTKTEVGEKLEKSVWSFSHLTLGVIAIFFYVGVEVAIGANINLYAIETQGKAGLSFFGMDSVGIFGIKFAIPALMATLYWGGMLIGRLVSSSLSNVSPRAQLAVTSVLAACFAIASMITDNPWLLAAVGLFHSVMWGAIFTLSVDKLGKYTSKASGVFMIGVVGGAIIPLLQGMLADALGGWRMTWFVVILGELFILYYALLGSKVKQSAE
- the galK gene encoding galactokinase yields the protein MDIEYVRSRFAKHFDGAVGSVYASPGRINLIGEHTDYNGGFVFPGAIDKGMMAEIKINGTDKVRAYSIDLKDYTEFGLNEEDAPHASWARYIFGVCREIIKRGGKIQGFDTVFAGDVPLGAGMSSSAALESTYAFALNEMFNCGIDKFELAKIGQATEHNYCGVNCGIMDQFASVFGKAGSLIRLDCRSLEYKYYPFNPTGYKVVLLDSVVKHELASSAYNKRRQSCETVVAAIKKNHPSVEFLRDCTMEMLQAVKADVTEEDYMRAEYVIEEIQRVLDVCDALEKGDYETVGEKMYGTHHGMSKLYEVSCEELDFLNDCAKKNGVTGSRVMGGGFGGCTINLVKEELYDAFIADAKESFKAKFGRSPKVYDVVISDGSRKLA